One region of Polaribacter pectinis genomic DNA includes:
- a CDS encoding pyruvate dehydrogenase complex dihydrolipoamide acetyltransferase: MATVVNMPRLSDTMEEGVVAQWLKKVGDKIEEGDILAEIETDKATMEFESFHEGVLLHIGVQEGETSPVDKLLAIIGEEGEDISDLLSGGSSDEKENSKENESEDSNEENSSEESSDESAEIPDGVNVITMPRLSDTMTDGTVATWLKKEGDSVEEGDILAEIETDKATMEFECFYEGTILYIGVQEGETAPVDSLLTIIGPAGTDVSEIVKSGGASASSTSDKKSEAKPEKKEEKSSDKKEEAKASTSNTTTNNSGGRIFASPLAKKIASDKGINLADVSGSGENGRIIKKDVENYTPTATVSVETPSPASSAATPSFSVTGEEKSEEVKNSQMRKAIAKSLGNSKFTAPDFSLNIEVDMDNAMASRKTINAIPDTKVSFNDMVVKACAMALQKHPQVNTSWTDNNTIYHSHIHVGVAVAVDEGLLVPVIKHTNQMSLTQIGATVRDLAGKARHKKITPAEMQGSTFTVSNLGMFGIDNFTSIINQPNSAILSVGAIVEKPVVKNGQIVVGNTMNLTLTCDHRTVDGAVGAQFLQTLKTFIENPVTMLA, from the coding sequence ATGGCTACAGTTGTAAATATGCCGCGTTTAAGTGACACCATGGAAGAGGGTGTTGTAGCGCAATGGTTAAAGAAAGTTGGAGATAAAATTGAAGAAGGTGATATTTTAGCAGAAATCGAAACCGATAAAGCTACAATGGAATTCGAATCTTTTCACGAAGGTGTTTTATTACACATTGGTGTACAAGAAGGAGAAACTTCTCCTGTTGATAAATTGTTAGCAATTATTGGTGAAGAAGGTGAAGATATTTCTGACCTTTTATCTGGTGGTTCTTCTGATGAAAAAGAAAATTCTAAAGAAAACGAAAGTGAAGATTCTAACGAAGAAAATTCTTCTGAAGAAAGCTCTGATGAATCAGCAGAAATTCCTGACGGAGTTAATGTAATTACGATGCCACGTTTAAGTGATACAATGACGGATGGTACTGTTGCAACTTGGTTAAAAAAAGAAGGTGATTCTGTTGAAGAAGGTGATATTTTAGCTGAAATTGAAACAGACAAAGCAACAATGGAATTCGAATGTTTCTACGAAGGAACCATTCTTTACATTGGTGTGCAAGAAGGAGAAACTGCTCCTGTAGACAGCTTACTTACCATTATTGGACCTGCTGGAACTGATGTTTCTGAAATTGTAAAAAGTGGTGGTGCTTCTGCAAGTAGCACTTCTGACAAAAAATCTGAAGCTAAACCTGAAAAGAAAGAAGAAAAATCTTCTGATAAAAAAGAAGAAGCTAAAGCTTCAACTTCTAATACAACTACAAATAATTCTGGCGGACGTATTTTTGCGTCTCCATTGGCAAAGAAAATTGCTTCTGATAAAGGAATTAATTTAGCAGATGTTTCTGGTTCTGGTGAAAACGGAAGAATTATTAAAAAAGATGTAGAGAATTATACTCCAACAGCTACAGTTTCTGTTGAAACTCCTTCTCCAGCATCTAGTGCTGCAACTCCATCATTCTCTGTTACAGGAGAAGAAAAATCGGAAGAAGTTAAAAACTCGCAAATGCGTAAAGCAATTGCGAAATCTTTAGGAAACTCTAAATTTACTGCACCAGACTTCAGTTTAAACATTGAAGTTGATATGGACAATGCAATGGCTTCAAGAAAAACAATCAATGCAATACCAGATACAAAAGTATCTTTTAATGATATGGTTGTAAAAGCTTGTGCAATGGCTTTACAGAAACACCCTCAAGTAAATACTTCTTGGACAGATAATAATACAATATACCACAGTCATATTCATGTTGGTGTTGCTGTTGCTGTAGATGAAGGTTTATTAGTACCTGTTATAAAACATACAAACCAAATGAGTTTAACTCAAATTGGTGCAACTGTTAGAGATTTAGCAGGAAAAGCAAGGCATAAGAAAATTACGCCTGCAGAAATGCAAGGAAGTACTTTTACCGTTTCTAATTTAGGAATGTTTGGTATCGATAACTTTACGTCGATTATCAATCAACCAAATTCTGCAATTTTATCTGTTGGTGCAATTGTTGAAAAACCAGTTGTTAAAAACGGACAAATTGTTGTAGGAAATACTATGAATTTAACATTAACTTGCGATCACAGAACTGTTGATGGTGCTGTTGGTGCTCAATTCTTACAAACCTTAAAAACATTTATAGAAAACCCTGTTACAATGTTAGCATAG
- a CDS encoding GNAT family N-acetyltransferase — protein sequence MVTLEDKLKNPVWYSLNETHKKFLIEYNGVQFYDPNICNFGAFFDTKKTAKALSTYSELVENFFLVSENQSPEIDNNFVVLDKKINGCQMVLENLIEVEITETIVPLTKEYIDEIYDLIWLVMPGFYRKRGFEMGLYFGIFKNGKLVAITGQRMQTDEFIEISGVVTHPDYTGKGLAKQLITHTTKEILKEKKLPILHTNKGNKAIPLYKKLGFKVSRDMNWWFYRRKK from the coding sequence ATGGTAACTTTAGAAGACAAATTAAAAAACCCAGTTTGGTATTCCTTAAATGAAACACACAAAAAGTTTCTTATTGAATATAATGGAGTTCAGTTTTACGACCCTAACATCTGTAATTTTGGGGCTTTTTTTGACACTAAAAAAACTGCAAAAGCTTTAAGTACATATTCTGAATTAGTTGAAAACTTCTTTTTAGTTTCAGAAAACCAATCACCAGAAATTGATAATAATTTTGTTGTCTTGGATAAGAAAATAAATGGCTGCCAGATGGTTTTAGAAAATCTAATTGAAGTTGAAATTACTGAAACAATTGTACCACTTACAAAAGAATATATTGATGAAATTTATGATTTAATATGGTTGGTAATGCCTGGTTTTTACAGAAAAAGAGGTTTTGAAATGGGTTTGTATTTTGGCATTTTTAAAAATGGAAAATTAGTTGCCATTACAGGTCAGCGAATGCAAACTGATGAATTTATAGAAATTAGCGGTGTTGTTACACATCCAGATTACACAGGAAAAGGATTAGCAAAACAATTAATTACCCATACTACAAAAGAAATTTTAAAAGAAAAAAAACTTCCTATTCTGCACACTAATAAAGGAAACAAGGCAATACCACTTTATAAAAAGTTAGGTTTTAAAGTTTCTAGAGATATGAACTGGTGGTTTTACCGAAGAAAAAAATAG
- a CDS encoding TraB/GumN family protein has product MKKRLVFVLSLLLSFVINSQENNSLLWKISGNGLEKDSYLYGTMHVSQKIAFHLDDVFYESLLKSDFVALESDPSFWLDNMFESNTLARTFGGLNSYGRNFYTNSFKLDSPKLEQLMFFISREDMLMNGILYRTNNYSQNFQEDTYLDMFIYQTGKKYGKKIFSLEDLERSRILVQRAQVDAMKTKPDVWLQKKMKKENYFSLLSNSYRDRNIQFIDSLNKGMYKENYLKNMLYIRNEEMANNIDSIARKGSLFSGIGAAHLAGEKGVISMLRKKGYTVTPYTSKESKVAKDSKSKIENKFLKIDYKQDFSSDKFFSAKLPNKLYELNMLNNTIYLSPDLANGSYVVITRINTFSYLKKDENFENKFNKLLYESIPGKIISKKEIERQGFKGLDIINKTKSGDYQRYHLFFTPLEILIFKMTGKKEFVNDFGNEFFNSIQLKEKEIKLEIVSPKVGGFSVEVPNNFTFTNTENIGNRLLQAYDERNNYYFVKEVVLNDVNYLEEDAFELERIHNRFYKELDSEQEKGSFVKGSKQQSYESFGKLTKENTYLHLKTITKGGHYFLLGFVSANKDKPTAFFKSFKVNDFKYKEEDFTIKKDTSLYFSVKTNVKPEYVNNFNRAKKDDKDYQGFFRSKTYKSKTNEEIYVQLKKEHDLVSYANLDSLSSTLIKREKRNFVTPYFTNSNFEKLNNLTEKSRTYIANSSYGKDQNNFNFIKYDIKDSLSSKVVKVKNIISNGAIYELKTLVDTTYATSKFIEEFYRTFVPKDTIIGKPLFVSKTATFFKLLKEKDSIALDGYSSVNFNKSDTDKLIDVINNSDFDDDQLNIKRYLIRELANNKSDKIDAYLKELYINSYDNPQYQIIVFNYFAKQKTKKSIETLLELLEVDIPLSNNNFDITNMFFSLENSLSESKKLYPDFLNYATITEYKKPIYSLLAKLVEKKMIKPKVYKSYRKQILNEAKIELKRQLGKKEQEESGISYNRYNNKSSEDDLLNSFVKILYPFRKDKGTNEFLSKIKRTNNIYANTNYLMLQIKNNENFDRELFSSTEKSLNSSGLLYKKLEKINKQNLFSKEFKTKDNIYKSLLFGYNNSQKIKDSIVFVEVRKFEFLSKKYEAYFFKSKPEKNDNSYRAEEWKLNVIVFKDINNLISTKPVYIQKNENIDETKPIKEVIDQNLEKILLNNRKRVDVSEANFRGGIF; this is encoded by the coding sequence ATGAAAAAAAGACTTGTCTTTGTATTATCTCTATTATTATCATTTGTTATTAACTCTCAAGAAAACAATAGTTTATTGTGGAAAATATCTGGAAACGGTTTAGAAAAAGACTCCTATTTATATGGTACAATGCATGTGAGCCAGAAAATTGCTTTTCATTTAGATGATGTTTTTTACGAGTCATTATTAAAAAGCGATTTTGTTGCTTTAGAATCCGATCCAAGTTTTTGGCTAGACAATATGTTTGAATCTAATACTTTGGCAAGAACATTTGGAGGTTTAAATTCTTATGGAAGAAATTTTTACACCAATTCTTTTAAATTAGATTCGCCAAAATTAGAACAATTAATGTTTTTCATCTCTCGTGAAGACATGTTAATGAATGGAATTCTATATAGAACTAATAACTACAGTCAGAATTTTCAAGAAGACACATATTTAGATATGTTTATTTACCAAACTGGAAAAAAATACGGTAAAAAAATATTTAGTTTAGAAGATTTAGAGCGCTCAAGAATTTTAGTGCAAAGAGCACAAGTAGACGCTATGAAAACCAAGCCAGATGTTTGGTTACAGAAAAAAATGAAGAAAGAAAACTATTTTTCTTTATTATCTAATTCTTATAGAGACAGAAATATTCAATTTATAGATTCTTTAAATAAAGGAATGTACAAAGAGAATTATTTAAAAAACATGCTCTATATCAGAAATGAAGAAATGGCTAATAACATAGATTCAATTGCAAGAAAAGGAAGTCTGTTTTCTGGAATTGGAGCAGCTCATTTAGCGGGCGAAAAAGGAGTTATTAGTATGTTAAGAAAAAAAGGCTATACAGTTACTCCTTATACATCTAAAGAATCTAAAGTTGCTAAAGATTCTAAAAGTAAAATAGAAAACAAGTTTTTAAAAATAGATTATAAGCAAGATTTTAGTTCAGATAAATTCTTTTCAGCAAAACTACCTAACAAGTTGTATGAACTAAATATGCTAAATAACACCATTTATTTGAGCCCAGATTTGGCAAATGGTTCTTATGTTGTAATTACAAGAATTAATACTTTTTCTTATTTGAAAAAAGATGAAAACTTCGAGAATAAATTTAACAAACTACTATATGAAAGTATTCCAGGTAAAATAATTTCAAAAAAAGAAATTGAAAGACAAGGTTTTAAAGGGCTAGATATTATTAATAAAACCAAGTCAGGAGACTACCAACGTTATCACTTGTTTTTTACTCCATTAGAAATTTTAATTTTTAAAATGACTGGTAAAAAAGAGTTTGTAAATGATTTCGGAAATGAGTTTTTTAATTCCATTCAACTAAAAGAAAAGGAAATAAAATTAGAAATCGTTAGCCCAAAAGTTGGAGGTTTTTCAGTAGAAGTACCTAATAACTTCACATTTACTAATACAGAGAATATTGGTAATAGGTTATTACAAGCATATGATGAACGTAATAATTATTATTTTGTAAAAGAGGTAGTTTTAAATGACGTTAATTATTTAGAAGAAGACGCTTTCGAATTAGAAAGAATTCATAATAGGTTTTATAAGGAATTAGATTCAGAACAAGAAAAAGGTTCTTTTGTAAAAGGTTCTAAACAACAAAGTTATGAGTCTTTTGGCAAGCTTACTAAAGAGAATACTTACTTACATTTAAAAACAATTACCAAAGGTGGTCATTATTTTTTGCTTGGTTTTGTTAGCGCAAATAAAGACAAACCAACTGCATTTTTTAAATCATTTAAGGTGAATGATTTTAAATATAAAGAAGAAGATTTTACAATTAAAAAAGATACTTCATTATATTTTTCTGTAAAAACAAATGTAAAGCCAGAGTATGTTAATAATTTTAATCGAGCTAAAAAAGACGATAAAGATTATCAAGGCTTTTTTAGGTCTAAAACATATAAAAGTAAAACTAATGAAGAAATTTATGTTCAACTTAAAAAAGAACATGATTTAGTGAGCTATGCAAATTTAGACTCATTATCTAGTACACTTATTAAGAGAGAAAAAAGAAATTTTGTAACACCTTACTTTACAAATTCTAATTTTGAAAAGTTGAATAATCTTACTGAAAAAAGTAGAACTTATATTGCTAATTCAAGTTATGGTAAAGACCAAAATAATTTCAACTTTATTAAATATGATATTAAGGATTCTTTAAGCAGCAAAGTTGTAAAAGTGAAAAATATAATTTCTAACGGAGCAATTTATGAGTTAAAAACTTTAGTAGATACGACTTATGCCACTAGCAAATTTATAGAGGAATTTTACAGGACATTTGTACCAAAAGATACTATAATTGGTAAGCCTCTTTTTGTTTCTAAAACAGCTACATTTTTTAAATTGTTAAAAGAAAAAGATAGTATAGCTTTAGACGGTTATAGTTCTGTAAACTTTAATAAAAGTGATACAGATAAACTAATAGATGTTATTAATAATAGTGATTTTGATGATGATCAATTGAATATTAAAAGATATTTAATTAGAGAATTAGCGAATAATAAAAGTGATAAAATTGATGCTTACTTAAAAGAATTGTACATAAACTCTTACGATAATCCTCAATACCAAATTATTGTTTTTAATTATTTTGCAAAACAGAAAACTAAAAAATCTATTGAAACATTATTAGAATTATTAGAAGTAGATATTCCACTTTCTAATAATAATTTCGACATAACAAATATGTTTTTTAGTTTAGAAAATTCGTTATCAGAATCTAAAAAGTTATACCCAGACTTTTTAAATTATGCAACCATTACTGAATATAAAAAGCCAATTTATAGTCTGCTAGCTAAGTTGGTAGAAAAGAAAATGATAAAACCAAAAGTATATAAATCTTATAGAAAACAAATTTTAAACGAAGCTAAAATAGAACTAAAGAGGCAATTAGGTAAAAAAGAACAAGAAGAAAGTGGTATTAGTTATAACCGTTATAATAACAAATCTTCTGAAGATGATTTACTAAATTCTTTTGTTAAAATTTTATACCCATTTAGAAAAGATAAAGGAACAAATGAGTTTTTATCAAAAATAAAAAGGACTAATAACATTTATGCAAATACCAATTATTTGATGCTTCAAATAAAAAATAACGAAAATTTTGATAGAGAACTATTTTCATCAACTGAAAAAAGTTTAAATAGTAGTGGTTTATTGTATAAGAAATTAGAAAAAATTAATAAGCAAAACCTTTTTTCTAAAGAATTTAAAACAAAAGATAATATTTACAAATCATTATTGTTTGGTTACAATAATTCGCAAAAAATTAAAGACAGTATTGTTTTTGTTGAAGTTAGAAAATTTGAGTTTTTATCAAAAAAATATGAAGCATATTTCTTTAAATCAAAACCAGAGAAAAACGACAATTCATATAGGGCAGAGGAGTGGAAGCTAAACGTTATTGTTTTTAAAGATATAAATAACCTTATTTCTACAAAGCCAGTTTATATTCAAAAGAATGAAAATATCGATGAAACAAAACCTATTAAAGAAGTTATCGATCAAAATCTAGAGAAAATTCTATTGAATAATAGGAAAAGGGTAGATGTTAGTGAAGCTAATTTTAGAGGAGGAATATTTTGA
- a CDS encoding DUF3887 domain-containing protein — translation MKNLNFIILFLIPLLSFGQTEKETYKRISAEFEEYYNSNDYQKVFDLFSTDMKSFLPIEKTTDFVNGLKTQAGKIKKREFVKYEKGTYASYKTNFERALFSINLSLDKNSKINGLFVKPFKESNLPKLERNTTELILPFKEEWTVFWGGNTKELNYHVENKAQKNAFDIVITDKNGKSFKTDGKTNEDYYAFGKELIAPCDAEVVLSVDGVKDNIPGELNPIYVPGNTVILKTENDEFLFFAHFKQNSIVVKQGQIVKQGELLGLCGNSGNSSEAHLHFHIQNVEDMNKATGAKSYFSEIFVDGQLKKDYSPIKGEKVKNE, via the coding sequence ATGAAAAATTTAAACTTTATTATATTATTTTTAATTCCATTACTGAGTTTCGGGCAGACTGAAAAAGAAACTTATAAAAGAATTTCGGCTGAATTTGAGGAGTATTATAATTCTAATGATTACCAAAAAGTTTTTGATCTGTTTTCAACCGATATGAAGTCTTTTTTACCAATTGAAAAGACAACTGATTTTGTGAATGGACTTAAAACTCAAGCTGGAAAAATTAAAAAAAGAGAATTTGTAAAATACGAAAAAGGAACTTATGCTTCTTACAAAACTAATTTTGAACGAGCACTTTTTTCCATAAACTTATCACTTGACAAAAACTCTAAAATAAATGGTTTATTTGTTAAACCGTTTAAAGAAAGTAACCTACCAAAACTTGAAAGAAACACAACTGAATTGATTTTACCATTTAAAGAAGAATGGACAGTATTTTGGGGTGGAAACACTAAAGAACTGAATTATCACGTAGAAAATAAAGCTCAAAAGAACGCTTTTGACATTGTTATTACCGACAAAAATGGAAAGTCCTTTAAAACAGATGGAAAAACAAACGAAGATTATTATGCTTTTGGAAAAGAACTAATTGCGCCTTGCGATGCAGAAGTAGTTCTATCTGTAGATGGAGTTAAAGACAATATTCCTGGAGAGTTAAATCCAATTTACGTACCTGGAAATACGGTCATTTTAAAAACAGAAAATGATGAATTTTTATTTTTTGCACATTTCAAACAAAATTCTATTGTTGTTAAACAAGGGCAGATCGTAAAACAAGGAGAATTATTAGGACTTTGTGGAAATTCAGGAAACTCATCAGAGGCTCATTTGCATTTTCACATTCAAAATGTAGAGGATATGAACAAAGCTACTGGAGCGAAAAGTTATTTTTCCGAAATATTTGTGGATGGACAATTAAAAAAAGATTATTCGCCAATAAAAGGAGAGAAAGTGAAAAACGAATAA
- a CDS encoding dihydrolipoamide acetyltransferase family protein encodes MARFELKLPKMGESVAEATITSWLKEVGETIELDEAIVEIATDKVDSEVPSEVEGTLVEILFEKDEVVAVGATIAIIETEGEDSTTEETPKVETPKEVAAVEKTIEKANEVVATPISKTSDSGKFYSPLVRNIAKTEGVSMEELETIAGSGKEGRVTKEDILAFVENRTSAPKAVSTLVQETKVEKPIQKEVQKAAPVSVNGEDEIIEMSRMGKLVAKHMVNSVQTSAHVQSFIEIDVTNIVKWRTKVKDAFFKREGEKLTFTPILMHAVANTIKKYPLINIAVDGENIIKKKNINLGMAAALPDGNLIVPVIKNADQLNLVGMTKSVNDLATRARNNALKPDDIQGGTYTVTNVGSFGSVMGTPIINQPQVAILALGAIRKVPAVIETPEGDFIGIRQKMFVSHSYDHRVVNGALGGMFIKTLKETLEAWDLNADF; translated from the coding sequence ATGGCAAGATTCGAATTAAAATTACCAAAGATGGGAGAAAGTGTTGCAGAAGCAACTATTACATCTTGGTTAAAAGAAGTTGGTGAAACAATAGAATTAGATGAAGCTATCGTAGAAATTGCGACAGATAAAGTAGATTCTGAAGTGCCATCTGAAGTAGAAGGAACTTTGGTAGAAATTTTATTTGAAAAAGATGAAGTTGTTGCAGTTGGTGCAACTATTGCAATTATAGAAACAGAAGGTGAGGATTCTACAACAGAAGAAACTCCAAAAGTTGAAACTCCTAAAGAAGTTGCAGCTGTAGAAAAAACAATTGAAAAAGCAAATGAAGTAGTTGCTACACCAATATCTAAAACTTCAGATTCTGGTAAATTTTATTCTCCTTTAGTTAGAAATATAGCTAAAACAGAAGGAGTTTCTATGGAAGAATTAGAAACAATAGCTGGTTCAGGAAAAGAAGGTAGAGTAACTAAAGAAGATATTTTAGCTTTTGTAGAAAATAGAACATCAGCTCCAAAAGCTGTTTCAACTCTGGTACAAGAAACTAAAGTTGAAAAACCAATTCAAAAAGAGGTTCAAAAAGCAGCGCCAGTTTCTGTAAATGGAGAAGATGAAATAATTGAAATGAGTAGAATGGGTAAATTGGTTGCCAAACATATGGTAAACTCTGTACAAACTTCTGCACATGTGCAATCCTTTATTGAAATTGATGTTACCAATATTGTAAAATGGAGAACAAAAGTTAAAGACGCTTTCTTTAAAAGAGAAGGAGAGAAGTTAACTTTTACGCCAATATTAATGCATGCAGTTGCAAATACTATAAAAAAATACCCACTAATTAATATTGCTGTAGATGGTGAAAACATCATTAAAAAGAAAAATATTAATTTAGGAATGGCTGCTGCTTTGCCAGATGGAAATTTAATTGTGCCTGTAATTAAAAATGCAGATCAGTTGAATTTAGTTGGCATGACAAAATCTGTAAATGATTTGGCTACAAGAGCAAGAAATAATGCTTTAAAACCAGATGATATTCAGGGAGGAACTTATACTGTAACAAATGTTGGTAGTTTTGGTTCTGTAATGGGAACTCCAATTATAAACCAGCCACAAGTTGCTATTTTAGCTTTAGGAGCCATTAGAAAAGTACCTGCAGTTATTGAAACTCCAGAAGGAGATTTTATAGGAATTAGACAGAAAATGTTTGTATCTCATTCTTACGATCACAGAGTTGTAAATGGTGCTTTAGGTGGAATGTTTATTAAAACGTTAAAAGAAACTTTAGAAGCTTGGGATTTAAATGCCGACTTTTAA
- a CDS encoding response regulator transcription factor, translating into MSTNKHILLAEDDADFGSILKQYLEMSGFSVEWAKDGEEALETFQKSDFNICVLDVMMPKLDGFSLAEKIIEINPEIPFIFLTARKMKEDKLKGLKLGADDYIVKPFEADELVLRLNNILKRTQKSSIIISKNEILTIGNYQFNTKRLELKINDNIQQLTEKEGELIRFLYQHKNQLLKREEILKAVWQNDDFFTGRSMDVFISRIRKYFKEDASISIESTRGIGLEFKVNET; encoded by the coding sequence ATGAGCACAAACAAACATATTTTATTAGCAGAAGATGATGCAGATTTTGGAAGCATTTTAAAACAGTATTTAGAAATGTCTGGCTTTTCTGTAGAATGGGCAAAAGATGGTGAAGAAGCTCTTGAAACCTTTCAAAAAAGTGACTTTAATATTTGTGTTTTAGATGTAATGATGCCAAAATTAGATGGATTTTCTTTGGCTGAAAAAATTATAGAAATCAATCCAGAAATTCCTTTTATTTTCTTGACTGCCAGAAAGATGAAAGAAGATAAACTAAAAGGATTAAAATTAGGCGCAGACGATTATATTGTAAAACCTTTTGAAGCAGATGAATTGGTTTTGCGTTTGAATAACATTCTAAAAAGAACCCAAAAATCATCAATAATAATTTCTAAAAATGAAATTCTTACAATTGGAAATTACCAATTCAATACCAAGAGATTAGAGTTAAAAATTAATGATAATATTCAACAACTAACAGAAAAAGAAGGAGAATTGATTCGTTTTTTATATCAACATAAAAATCAATTATTAAAAAGAGAAGAAATTCTAAAAGCTGTTTGGCAAAACGACGATTTCTTTACAGGTAGAAGTATGGATGTTTTTATCAGCAGAATTCGTAAATATTTTAAAGAAGACGCATCAATATCAATAGAAAGCACTCGTGGAATTGGTTTAGAGTTTAAGGTTAATGAAACTTAA
- a CDS encoding sensor histidine kinase — protein sequence MLKKIRLLIIASILGLLALSLVQGYLINNTYKLKKDVFISDTRKSISRIDDLSPSLDSVNDIWQNHFLNLVADYYVKKISKEQILEKLNRKTDSINVYYIQKYQKEIATKNIGYKLKFQKKVKTIILLDSLGVKNDTIFESKTKPSFLLLGENFTEEEGHRVSNSLWMTDHKFQRNINGEETSIKFDLQFETQDRMNIDGWENIVLSRMTSLLALSIFIFLFVFGLLYYSIKNLITQKKIADIKTDFVNNITHELKTPLATLTLATKMLQKEEIKTQPIIIESTINTIERQNIRLQKLIDQVLNNSLGYQEIKLNKEVVNTNDYLNMIVDDFQLSLDSKSIKFNKNISVNNEILIDKFYFTTAVLNILENAVKYGKEDLEIHISATTKENFTISIKDNGIGIPKKQQQFLFDKFYRVGNKEVHNVKGLGLGLYYTHQIIKAHKGDVFVESEENIGTTFTIQIPLK from the coding sequence ATGCTCAAAAAAATTAGACTTCTTATAATTGCTTCAATTCTTGGTTTACTAGCACTCTCTTTAGTACAAGGTTACTTAATTAATAATACCTATAAATTAAAAAAAGACGTCTTTATTTCAGACACAAGAAAGTCTATTTCTCGTATAGACGATTTATCGCCAAGTTTAGACTCTGTAAACGATATTTGGCAAAATCATTTTCTAAACCTTGTAGCAGATTATTATGTAAAAAAGATTTCTAAAGAGCAAATTTTAGAAAAGCTCAATCGTAAAACAGACTCAATAAATGTTTATTATATTCAAAAATATCAAAAAGAAATTGCGACAAAAAACATTGGCTACAAATTAAAATTTCAGAAAAAAGTAAAAACAATCATTCTTTTAGATAGTCTTGGAGTTAAAAATGATACTATTTTCGAGTCGAAAACAAAACCATCTTTTCTTCTATTAGGCGAAAATTTCACTGAAGAAGAAGGCCATAGAGTTAGTAATTCTTTATGGATGACAGACCATAAGTTTCAAAGAAATATAAATGGAGAGGAAACGTCTATTAAATTCGATTTGCAATTCGAAACTCAAGATAGAATGAATATTGATGGTTGGGAAAACATCGTTCTAAGTAGAATGACGAGTTTACTTGCGCTGTCTATTTTTATCTTTTTATTCGTTTTTGGTTTGCTGTATTATTCTATAAAGAATTTAATTACTCAAAAGAAAATTGCAGACATTAAAACCGATTTTGTAAACAATATTACACATGAATTAAAAACACCTTTGGCAACTTTAACTTTAGCAACAAAAATGCTTCAAAAAGAAGAAATAAAAACACAGCCAATTATTATTGAAAGTACTATAAACACTATTGAAAGACAAAATATTCGTTTGCAAAAATTGATAGACCAAGTATTGAATAATTCTTTAGGTTACCAAGAAATTAAACTGAATAAAGAAGTTGTAAATACAAACGATTATTTGAATATGATTGTTGATGATTTTCAGCTTTCGTTAGATTCAAAAAGTATAAAGTTTAACAAAAATATATCAGTAAATAATGAAATTTTAATCGATAAATTTTACTTTACAACTGCTGTTTTAAACATTTTAGAAAACGCAGTTAAATATGGTAAAGAAGATTTAGAGATACATATTTCAGCAACAACAAAAGAGAATTTTACAATTTCAATTAAAGATAATGGAATTGGGATTCCAAAAAAACAACAACAATTTTTGTTTGATAAATTTTACAGGGTTGGTAATAAGGAAGTCCACAATGTTAAAGGATTAGGACTTGGTTTGTATTACACACATCAAATTATAAAAGCGCATAAAGGTGATGTTTTTGTTGAGAGTGAAGAAAATATTGGAACCACATTTACCATTCAAATTCCTTTAAAATAA